A window of Nitrospira sp. SG-bin1 contains these coding sequences:
- a CDS encoding efflux transporter periplasmic adaptor subunit — MRNFIRASLTVVFAGLSVAAFSSCKKEAASSVIVPLPEVKVVTVSPQIVADEPEFLGETEASRVVEIRAQVTGLLKERFYKEGRDVKKGDRLYQIDPVPFQAAAQSAEANIAQAKARVVQAVQNLERLEPLLKENAVSKKDVDDAIAEELAAKAFLNRAKAELVKAKFDLDNTQIVAPIDGRIERSRVHEGRLITAQSDLLTVLHRLDPMYVNGSVPEVFILKRLQDIAAKKIVYFDTPDPYQLKAILTLADGSTYAHQGQLDVLEVGMRAATGGRDFRVSFPNPDKRLLPGLFVKVHMVGAKRPNVMLVPQQAVQQGVNGSFVYIVGTDSKVEPRNIRTMRWQRDQWMVESGLDPGDRVVVEGMQRIQPGVQVRTEDWPTSARPDGPSVSRTDTEVRE; from the coding sequence ATGAGGAATTTCATTCGAGCATCATTGACGGTTGTATTCGCCGGCTTGTCGGTCGCGGCATTTTCCTCCTGCAAAAAGGAGGCGGCTTCCTCCGTCATCGTGCCCCTTCCAGAAGTGAAAGTCGTCACCGTGTCGCCACAGATCGTCGCGGACGAGCCGGAGTTTCTTGGCGAGACGGAAGCCTCGAGAGTGGTGGAAATCCGCGCGCAGGTAACCGGTCTCCTCAAAGAGCGGTTCTATAAGGAAGGGCGCGATGTGAAGAAAGGGGACCGTCTCTATCAGATCGATCCGGTTCCCTTCCAGGCGGCGGCCCAGAGCGCCGAGGCCAATATTGCGCAAGCCAAGGCGCGCGTGGTTCAAGCGGTACAAAACTTGGAACGGCTGGAGCCGCTGTTAAAAGAAAACGCGGTGAGCAAAAAGGACGTCGACGACGCCATCGCCGAAGAGTTGGCTGCCAAGGCGTTCTTGAATCGGGCGAAGGCGGAACTCGTGAAAGCGAAATTCGATCTGGACAATACCCAGATCGTCGCACCGATTGACGGGCGTATCGAGCGGAGCCGCGTCCATGAAGGGCGCCTCATCACGGCCCAGAGCGACCTGCTTACCGTGTTGCACCGACTGGATCCCATGTATGTCAACGGCAGTGTGCCGGAAGTCTTCATCCTGAAACGACTCCAAGACATCGCTGCCAAGAAGATTGTGTACTTCGACACCCCCGATCCCTACCAGTTGAAAGCCATCCTGACGCTGGCCGACGGCTCGACCTATGCGCACCAAGGGCAGCTGGACGTATTGGAAGTCGGGATGCGGGCCGCAACCGGTGGACGAGATTTTCGAGTCAGCTTCCCCAATCCTGACAAGCGACTACTTCCGGGATTGTTTGTGAAGGTGCACATGGTAGGCGCCAAGCGTCCCAATGTGATGCTGGTCCCACAACAAGCAGTCCAACAAGGGGTGAACGGATCCTTCGTGTACATCGTGGGAACGGACAGTAAAGTGGAGCCTCGAAACATTCGCACCATGAGATGGCAACGAGATCAGTGGATGGTGGAGAGCGGGCTTGATCCAGGAGATCGCGTGGTGGTGGAGGGGATGCAACGAATCCAGCCGGGGGTACAGGTGCGAACCGAGGACTGGCCCACCAGCGCCCGTCCGGACGGCCCTTCTGTCTCGCGGACCGATACGGAGGTGCGGGAATGA
- a CDS encoding aldo/keto reductase — protein sequence MKYKLLGKSGLRVSELCLGTMTFGEDWGWGSNKEESRKIFDAFLNAGGNFIDTANLYTNGTSESYLGEFMEGRRECVALATKYTNSAPGNDPNAGGNQRKNMMQSVEASLKRLKTDYIDLYWMHIWDGMTPVEEVMRAFDDLVRQGKVLYVGVSDAPAWWVAQANTIANLRGWTPFVGLQVEYSLIERTPERELLPMAQALGLTVTAWSPLAGGVLTGKYLTQNGQAGKSDGARLDLPDMQQFFSYGNRTTAIVQEVMAIAQEVGRTPAQVALAWLRQRFQPIIPIIGAKKLHQFKDNLANLDLILEPKLLDRLTSTSQIELGFPYEFYTKDMVRTFVYGGMRDLIEA from the coding sequence ATGAAGTACAAACTCTTGGGCAAAAGCGGGCTTCGGGTATCGGAGCTCTGTTTGGGCACGATGACCTTTGGCGAGGATTGGGGGTGGGGGTCAAACAAGGAGGAGAGCCGCAAGATCTTCGACGCTTTCCTGAATGCTGGCGGGAATTTTATCGACACGGCCAATCTGTACACGAACGGAACGAGCGAATCCTATCTAGGCGAGTTCATGGAAGGCAGACGCGAGTGTGTTGCGCTCGCCACAAAGTACACGAACAGCGCCCCCGGAAACGATCCGAATGCCGGCGGCAATCAGCGCAAGAACATGATGCAGTCCGTGGAGGCAAGTCTGAAACGGCTTAAGACCGACTATATTGATCTCTACTGGATGCACATTTGGGACGGCATGACCCCAGTTGAAGAAGTGATGCGGGCATTCGACGACCTCGTACGGCAAGGCAAGGTCCTCTACGTCGGTGTGTCGGACGCACCGGCCTGGTGGGTCGCGCAGGCAAACACGATCGCCAATTTACGAGGCTGGACACCGTTCGTCGGGTTGCAAGTGGAATACAGCCTCATTGAACGGACGCCGGAACGGGAGCTCTTGCCAATGGCGCAGGCGCTGGGTCTGACAGTGACGGCCTGGTCGCCGCTGGCCGGCGGTGTTCTGACGGGCAAATATCTGACTCAGAATGGGCAAGCCGGCAAGTCCGACGGCGCGCGTCTGGATCTTCCGGACATGCAGCAGTTCTTCAGTTATGGCAATCGGACGACGGCAATCGTTCAGGAAGTGATGGCGATCGCTCAGGAGGTGGGTCGGACGCCTGCCCAGGTCGCCTTGGCATGGCTGCGACAAAGGTTTCAGCCGATTATCCCCATCATCGGCGCGAAGAAACTCCACCAATTCAAGGACAATCTGGCTAATCTAGACCTGATACTTGAGCCCAAACTGCTCGATCGTCTCACGTCGACGAGTCAGATCGAGCTGGGGTTCCCCTATGAATTCTATACGAAGGACATGGTCCGCACGTTTGTCTATGGCGGCATGCGCGACTTGATCGAAGCGTAA
- a CDS encoding short-chain dehydrogenase, with product MNREQTALVTGASKGIGLEVARQLVERGWYVCLTARNLKADKKTALTLRSSIHVVELDVTKQPSIERAVKEVSAAMDHLDVLVNNAGILEDGDDSVPTVDADLLRRTLETNTLGPLMVTQAFLPLLRKSRGARIVNVSSTGGQLTGMGHWAPAYSISKAALNAVTGQFAAALAPEKIAVNSVCPGWVRTDMGGCNAPRSVTQGADSIVWLATEAPHELTGKFIQDRKVIDW from the coding sequence ATGAATCGCGAACAGACCGCCCTTGTCACGGGAGCGAGTAAAGGTATCGGTCTGGAAGTGGCTCGGCAATTAGTCGAGAGGGGATGGTACGTCTGTCTGACAGCGAGGAATTTGAAAGCTGACAAGAAGACTGCCTTAACGTTGCGCAGCAGCATACATGTGGTCGAGCTTGATGTGACTAAGCAACCGAGCATCGAACGTGCGGTGAAGGAAGTGTCCGCCGCCATGGACCATCTCGATGTGCTGGTGAATAACGCAGGCATCTTGGAGGACGGCGATGACTCCGTGCCGACCGTGGATGCGGATCTGCTCAGACGAACCCTGGAAACGAACACCCTCGGGCCCTTGATGGTGACACAGGCGTTTCTCCCGCTGCTACGGAAGAGCCGGGGCGCGCGCATCGTCAATGTCTCGAGTACCGGCGGTCAACTCACCGGCATGGGGCATTGGGCGCCGGCCTACAGCATTTCGAAAGCGGCGCTCAACGCGGTCACCGGCCAGTTCGCGGCGGCATTGGCACCAGAGAAGATCGCCGTCAACTCGGTCTGTCCCGGCTGGGTGCGGACCGATATGGGTGGATGCAACGCGCCCCGCTCGGTCACACAAGGTGCGGACAGCATTGTCTGGCTGGCAACTGAGGCGCCGCACGAGCTGACCGGAAAATTCATCCAGGATCGGAAGGTGATTGACTGGTGA
- a CDS encoding RND transporter, translated as MSPRFFIERPIFASVLSIVIVLIGLLALRTLPIAQFPPITPPTVQIEADYPGATAEVVATSVARPIEVQLPGIDHLLYFDSTSTGDGHMVLRLTFEVGTDIDIATVQAQNREKLAEPQLPQEVIRQGISVKKVTPDLLNVIFLQSDDPRYDRVFLSNYALINVIDRLKLLPGVGDIQIFGQQNYSMRIVLYPERMTRFGLTPTDIADIIREQNRDFPAGIIGRAPAPKGTVLTLTILTLGRLTEVGDFEDLIVRALPDGSIVRLRDVARIELGAQAYGLEGRIDGQPSTTLLTFLAPGANALETIGRINREMEQIAKTFPPGIRYIIPYDTTKFIEVSIKEVVKTLGEALVLVVLVVYLFLQSWRATLIPAIAVPVSLIGTFAGMAALGFSINTLTLFGMVLAIGIVVDDAIVVVENVERHMKDGLAPRPAAIKAMEEVSGPVIAIVLVLTAVFVPVAFLPGITGQLYKQFALTIALSVAISGLVALTLSPALCALLLQPHHGTKKGFFGQFNRLFSYLTERYGRGIVPLIRRPLTSVALFGVLLLAAYGLFRTIPAGFLPDEDQGYIVLSVQLPDGASNERTDAVVKKLEEFYKGIPAATHVISFTGLNFVFGSRGPNQATMFVPFKLWEERPDPRDQAQAILGRSYQFFASIPEAFILAFNPPPIRGIGNAGGFTAQLQDPNGHDLREFASAVQSFIAKTREAPELQAANTIFRVSVPHVYAHINRERIKALGVPISDVFDTLQAYFGYLYINDFIKFGRVYRVQTEAPPEYRSSAEDFAKIYVHPGQGPERTMIPLDTVVTPQFVNAADPVTHFNGINTALIMGGAAAGYSSGQALDALERVAADVLTPNGYGIDWSGVSYQERKVGGQSLLAFVFGLVMVFLVLAALYESWSVPFSVVLAVPFGIFGALLAVWLREQQNDVYFQIGLVTLIGLAVKNAILIVEFANERVAEGRPVVDAAIEAARLRFRPIVMTSMAFVLGVLPLVRATGAGAASRHSIGTGVFGGMLAATFLAIFFVPLFFTLIRRFSSPVAVPDTKQTAAKTGGIPTSGEEPEYG; from the coding sequence ATGAGTCCGCGCTTCTTTATCGAGCGGCCGATCTTTGCGTCGGTCCTGTCGATCGTGATTGTGTTGATCGGGTTGCTCGCCCTGCGAACCCTCCCCATCGCGCAGTTTCCTCCGATTACGCCTCCGACTGTGCAAATCGAAGCCGACTATCCTGGGGCGACCGCGGAAGTCGTGGCGACATCCGTGGCTCGCCCAATCGAGGTGCAGTTGCCTGGCATCGACCATCTGCTCTACTTCGACTCGACCAGCACCGGCGATGGGCATATGGTGCTGCGCCTGACCTTTGAGGTCGGGACGGATATCGATATCGCAACCGTGCAGGCGCAGAACCGGGAAAAATTAGCGGAACCACAGCTTCCTCAGGAAGTCATCCGGCAAGGCATCTCGGTCAAGAAGGTGACGCCGGACTTGTTGAACGTCATTTTTCTGCAATCCGACGATCCGAGGTACGACCGGGTTTTCCTGTCGAACTACGCGTTGATCAACGTTATCGACCGCCTGAAGTTACTTCCAGGGGTCGGTGACATCCAGATCTTCGGGCAGCAGAACTACAGTATGCGGATCGTCCTCTATCCCGAGCGCATGACCCGTTTCGGGCTCACGCCTACCGACATCGCCGACATTATTCGAGAGCAAAACCGCGACTTTCCTGCCGGCATTATCGGGCGCGCGCCGGCCCCCAAGGGAACGGTGTTGACTCTGACCATTCTCACGTTGGGCCGGTTGACCGAGGTCGGTGACTTCGAAGATCTGATCGTCCGAGCCTTGCCGGACGGATCCATCGTCCGTCTCCGCGACGTGGCGCGCATTGAGCTGGGCGCCCAGGCCTATGGGCTGGAAGGACGGATTGACGGGCAACCGTCCACCACACTGCTGACGTTTCTCGCACCTGGAGCGAATGCGTTGGAGACGATCGGTCGCATCAATCGTGAAATGGAACAGATCGCCAAAACGTTTCCGCCGGGGATTCGCTATATCATTCCCTACGACACGACAAAATTCATCGAAGTGTCGATCAAGGAGGTAGTAAAAACGCTCGGCGAGGCCCTGGTCCTCGTCGTTCTTGTGGTCTATCTGTTTCTCCAAAGTTGGCGGGCCACGCTCATTCCTGCGATCGCGGTGCCGGTCTCGCTGATCGGGACCTTCGCGGGCATGGCAGCACTGGGGTTTTCGATCAATACATTGACGCTGTTCGGCATGGTGCTGGCCATCGGGATCGTAGTCGACGACGCCATCGTCGTGGTCGAGAACGTGGAACGGCACATGAAAGATGGCCTGGCGCCGAGACCGGCGGCGATCAAGGCCATGGAAGAAGTGTCGGGGCCGGTGATTGCCATCGTCCTCGTCTTGACCGCGGTGTTCGTCCCGGTCGCATTCCTGCCCGGCATTACCGGCCAACTCTACAAACAGTTTGCGCTGACCATCGCGCTCTCAGTGGCGATCTCTGGTCTGGTGGCGCTGACACTCAGCCCGGCTCTGTGCGCGCTGCTCCTCCAGCCGCACCATGGCACCAAGAAAGGATTCTTCGGGCAGTTCAACCGCCTGTTCTCATATCTGACAGAACGATACGGCCGTGGGATCGTCCCCTTGATCAGACGACCACTGACGTCCGTCGCCTTATTCGGCGTGCTTCTTCTAGCCGCGTATGGATTGTTCCGGACCATCCCTGCCGGCTTCCTGCCCGACGAGGATCAGGGCTACATCGTCCTGTCGGTTCAACTGCCGGATGGAGCCTCCAATGAACGGACCGACGCGGTGGTGAAAAAGCTGGAAGAGTTCTACAAGGGGATTCCTGCTGCAACGCATGTGATTAGTTTCACCGGCTTGAACTTTGTGTTCGGATCGCGCGGACCCAATCAGGCCACCATGTTCGTGCCGTTCAAACTGTGGGAAGAGCGGCCTGATCCACGGGATCAAGCCCAGGCCATTCTCGGTCGGTCGTATCAATTCTTTGCCTCCATTCCCGAAGCCTTCATCCTGGCCTTCAATCCTCCGCCGATCCGCGGGATCGGCAACGCCGGGGGATTCACCGCCCAGCTCCAAGATCCGAACGGCCATGATCTGCGGGAGTTTGCCTCCGCAGTGCAATCATTCATCGCCAAAACCAGAGAGGCACCGGAGCTGCAGGCGGCCAATACGATCTTCAGGGTCAGCGTTCCTCACGTCTATGCGCACATCAACCGCGAACGAATCAAGGCTCTGGGTGTTCCGATCTCCGACGTATTCGATACGCTGCAAGCCTACTTTGGCTACCTGTACATCAACGACTTCATCAAATTCGGCCGCGTCTATCGGGTACAAACAGAAGCCCCTCCTGAATACCGGTCAAGCGCCGAAGATTTTGCCAAGATCTATGTGCACCCCGGACAAGGACCTGAACGCACCATGATCCCGCTCGATACGGTCGTTACCCCCCAGTTTGTGAATGCCGCAGATCCGGTCACGCATTTCAACGGTATCAATACAGCTCTGATCATGGGAGGCGCCGCCGCTGGCTACAGTTCCGGCCAAGCGCTCGACGCACTCGAACGGGTGGCGGCGGACGTCTTGACCCCCAACGGCTACGGCATCGATTGGAGCGGCGTGTCTTATCAGGAGCGCAAAGTGGGAGGGCAATCGTTGCTCGCCTTCGTCTTTGGCTTGGTCATGGTGTTCTTAGTCTTGGCCGCTCTGTATGAAAGTTGGTCAGTTCCCTTCTCCGTCGTCTTGGCGGTCCCGTTCGGCATCTTCGGCGCATTGCTGGCCGTCTGGCTGCGAGAGCAGCAGAACGATGTCTACTTCCAGATCGGCTTGGTCACGCTTATTGGATTGGCGGTCAAGAATGCGATTCTGATCGTGGAATTTGCGAATGAGCGAGTGGCGGAGGGCCGTCCAGTTGTCGACGCGGCGATCGAAGCGGCTCGGCTGCGCTTTCGCCCGATTGTCATGACGTCGATGGCGTTCGTGCTCGGCGTACTGCCGCTCGTGCGAGCGACCGGTGCCGGGGCAGCGAGCCGGCATTCCATCGGGACCGGCGTGTTCGGCGGAATGCTCGCAGCTACGTTTCTGGCAATCTTCTTCGTGCCGTTGTTTTTCACGCTGATTCGGCGGTTCTCCTCTCCGGTTGCCGTGCCCGACACGAAACAAACTGCTGCGAAGACCGGCGGTATTCCTACGTCGGGAGAGGAACCCGAATATGGTTAA
- a CDS encoding SAM-dependent methyltransferase, which produces MSTETTTRPEGGFNQSYSSTPPWDINGPQPAFVRLAQSGHIVSRVLDVGCGTGENALYLAGLGHEVWGIDSARAAIEKARTKSLQRGIQVNFRLVDALALPSLGMTFDTAIDSGLFHVFSDVERTEFVRSLEAVLVPGGRYFMLCFSERETREGPRRVTQAEIHDTFRKGWTVDEIREATFETLIHEGGAYAWLASITRTDDSSG; this is translated from the coding sequence ATGTCGACGGAAACGACCACACGTCCCGAGGGAGGGTTCAATCAATCGTACAGCAGCACTCCGCCCTGGGATATTAACGGACCTCAACCGGCCTTTGTCCGTCTCGCGCAGTCCGGTCACATCGTCAGCAGGGTGCTGGATGTCGGGTGTGGAACCGGGGAGAACGCACTCTACCTCGCCGGCTTAGGCCATGAAGTGTGGGGAATCGATTCCGCCCGTGCGGCCATTGAAAAGGCCAGAACCAAGTCGCTTCAGCGCGGCATCCAGGTGAACTTTCGCCTCGTCGACGCGTTGGCCCTGCCCTCGCTCGGGATGACGTTCGATACGGCCATTGATTCGGGGCTGTTCCACGTGTTTTCGGACGTGGAACGGACAGAATTTGTGCGGAGCCTCGAGGCCGTGCTGGTGCCGGGCGGACGGTACTTCATGCTGTGTTTCAGCGAGCGCGAGACTCGAGAAGGCCCCCGGCGAGTGACGCAAGCAGAGATCCATGACACCTTTCGAAAGGGCTGGACCGTCGACGAGATCCGAGAAGCCACGTTCGAGACGCTCATCCATGAAGGCGGAGCTTACGCATGGTTGGCCTCAATCACACGAACCGATGATTCGTCCGGGTAG
- a CDS encoding NADP oxidoreductase: MKIGIVGSGNIGSTAARLFIEAGHDVAVSNSRGPDTLRALIVELGVRARALTVNEAARFGDVVLIAIPFGKYKDLPAEALTGKIVIDAGNYYPERDGHFAALDLGKTTSSELVAEHLPGTRVVKAFNTIYYKDLAEQGDTNLSLENRRAIFMAGDDPAAKATVARLIEEIGFAPIDLGGLHEGGRRQQPGTPVYNKNLNQRQAETFAHA; this comes from the coding sequence ATGAAAATCGGAATTGTAGGTTCCGGCAATATCGGCAGCACAGCGGCTCGTCTGTTTATAGAAGCCGGCCATGACGTGGCGGTCAGTAATTCGAGGGGACCTGACACGTTACGGGCCTTGATCGTTGAACTTGGAGTGCGGGCGCGTGCACTCACGGTAAACGAAGCGGCACGTTTCGGGGACGTCGTGCTGATCGCTATTCCCTTCGGCAAGTATAAGGATCTTCCCGCCGAAGCCTTGACCGGCAAGATCGTCATCGATGCCGGAAATTATTACCCTGAACGCGACGGCCATTTCGCCGCATTGGACCTCGGCAAGACGACGTCGAGTGAGTTGGTAGCTGAGCATCTCCCCGGCACCAGAGTCGTGAAAGCGTTTAACACGATCTACTACAAAGACTTGGCAGAACAAGGCGACACGAACCTGTCGCTCGAAAATCGCCGAGCTATCTTCATGGCCGGGGATGATCCAGCCGCAAAAGCCACTGTCGCTCGGCTGATCGAAGAAATCGGCTTTGCTCCGATTGATTTAGGCGGACTCCACGAAGGTGGCCGTCGGCAACAACCGGGGACACCGGTGTACAACAAGAATTTAAACCAGCGGCAAGCAGAGACTTTCGCTCATGCGTGA
- a CDS encoding Fis family transcriptional regulator, translating to MSAQRRSLVLKSAEDICSPRYEALLQVSEAISLHRDLSVLLHDLAQRLHAVVDFDFIKLVLHDDVKAVMRLHILETRHGGANTTEIECSIDESPGGMAWKIQQPVLVQHLDQETRFPKVMELLRREGIQSFCAVPLTTSHRRLGALGFGSQSREAYSECDLDFLMQVSKQVAVAVDNALNFSRAESSQEQLIRERDRLRLILDINNAVASILDVRELFVAISKSLQHVVKHDYCSLGLYHRENNQLRLYALDFPEGKGWIHEGMIRQADEVPAGVAITTKQPVLFTASDYEGYHSDFVCRLKAEGVQSGCCVPLIAHGQVLGVLNVASFQEAAFAQVDADLLQQVANQISIAVENALAYLAIEELKNKLAEEKLYLEEEIKTSYNFKEFVAESNALKRVLKQVEHVAPTDSTVLIMGETGTGKELIARALHGLSSRRERAFVRMNCAAIATGLVESELFGHERGAFTGAIAQKVGRFELAHRGTLFLDEIGDLPLELQSKLLRVLQEQEFERLGGTRTIRVEVRLIAATNRVLKKMVEQGQFRSDLYYRLNVFPIIVPPLRERPEDIPLLVRYFAQKYARQMNREIVTIPTETMARLSAYQWPGNIRELQNLIERAVILSPGPVLLVPLTELEPGKSIMSSNGTAHLNEIERTHILRILNETKWVISGPSGAAARLGMKRTTLISRMQKLAISRP from the coding sequence CTGAGCGCTCAAAGGAGGAGTCTGGTGTTGAAGTCCGCTGAAGACATTTGCTCGCCACGCTATGAGGCGCTCCTTCAGGTCTCGGAAGCCATCAGCCTGCATCGCGACCTCTCCGTCCTCCTCCATGACCTTGCGCAACGGCTCCATGCCGTCGTGGATTTCGATTTCATCAAGCTCGTGCTCCATGATGACGTCAAAGCCGTCATGCGCCTGCACATCCTGGAAACGCGGCATGGCGGCGCCAATACCACGGAGATCGAGTGTTCCATCGATGAATCGCCCGGTGGGATGGCGTGGAAGATCCAGCAACCTGTGTTGGTTCAACACCTTGATCAGGAGACCAGGTTCCCCAAAGTGATGGAACTCCTGCGTCGGGAGGGGATTCAATCATTCTGTGCCGTTCCCCTCACAACCAGCCATCGCCGCCTGGGAGCGCTGGGATTTGGAAGTCAGAGCCGGGAGGCCTACTCGGAATGCGACCTCGATTTTCTGATGCAGGTCTCGAAGCAGGTAGCCGTGGCCGTGGACAACGCGCTAAACTTTTCGCGGGCGGAATCTTCGCAGGAACAACTCATTCGAGAGCGTGATCGGCTCCGGTTGATCTTGGACATCAACAACGCGGTCGCATCCATTCTCGATGTGCGGGAGTTGTTCGTGGCGATCAGCAAGAGTCTGCAGCACGTGGTCAAGCATGACTACTGCAGTCTCGGGCTCTATCACCGTGAGAACAACCAACTGCGGTTGTACGCGTTGGATTTTCCGGAGGGTAAGGGGTGGATTCACGAAGGGATGATCCGCCAAGCCGATGAGGTTCCCGCCGGCGTTGCCATCACAACGAAGCAGCCCGTCCTCTTCACCGCATCGGATTATGAAGGATACCACTCCGACTTTGTCTGTCGTTTGAAGGCAGAGGGTGTGCAGTCGGGATGTTGCGTGCCGTTGATCGCCCACGGGCAAGTGTTGGGTGTGCTGAATGTGGCGAGCTTTCAGGAGGCTGCCTTCGCGCAGGTGGATGCGGATCTCCTCCAACAAGTGGCGAACCAGATCAGCATCGCGGTGGAAAATGCCCTCGCCTATCTGGCCATCGAGGAATTAAAAAACAAGCTGGCCGAGGAGAAGCTGTACCTCGAAGAAGAAATCAAAACCTCGTACAACTTCAAAGAGTTTGTGGCGGAGAGCAACGCGCTCAAGCGGGTCCTTAAGCAAGTGGAGCACGTAGCACCAACCGACTCGACCGTCTTGATCATGGGTGAAACCGGAACCGGCAAGGAACTCATCGCTCGGGCGCTCCATGGTCTGAGCTCACGCCGAGAACGCGCGTTCGTGAGGATGAATTGTGCAGCCATCGCCACCGGGCTGGTGGAAAGCGAGCTATTCGGTCACGAGCGGGGAGCCTTTACAGGCGCAATTGCACAAAAGGTGGGGCGATTCGAGTTGGCTCATCGGGGGACCCTGTTTCTGGACGAAATCGGCGACCTTCCGCTGGAGTTGCAATCCAAATTGTTGCGCGTGCTGCAAGAACAGGAATTCGAACGGCTGGGTGGCACACGGACGATCCGCGTGGAGGTCCGACTGATTGCCGCGACGAATCGAGTTCTTAAGAAAATGGTGGAGCAGGGGCAATTTCGCAGCGATCTCTATTATCGACTCAATGTGTTTCCCATCATCGTACCCCCGCTTCGTGAGCGTCCGGAAGACATTCCGCTCCTCGTTCGATACTTTGCCCAGAAGTATGCGCGGCAGATGAACAGGGAAATCGTAACGATCCCGACAGAGACCATGGCCAGGCTTTCAGCTTACCAGTGGCCCGGAAATATTCGCGAGCTTCAAAACCTCATCGAACGGGCGGTCATCCTCTCACCCGGTCCGGTCTTGCTGGTTCCATTGACCGAACTGGAACCGGGTAAGTCGATCATGTCTTCAAATGGGACGGCGCATCTGAACGAGATCGAACGGACCCACATCCTCCGTATTTTGAACGAAACGAAGTGGGTAATCAGCGGTCCGTCCGGCGCAGCGGCTCGTTTGGGCATGAAACGCACAACCCTCATTTCCCGTATGCAAAAACTTGCCATCTCCCGTCCTTAG
- a CDS encoding disulfide bond formation protein DsbA — protein sequence MGEELRHKESSDLLATPIGDQDHVQGPATAPVTLLTYGDFECPFSRQAAGHAKVLRAQYGDRLRFVFRHFPLTAKHPHAQQAAEATEAAASQGRFWEMADLLFANQFHLDHEQLTQYAARLGLDIRRFQHEVTGHTHAERIKTDVLSGKQSGVTGTPTFFINGRRHDGSDDVSGLSAAIQQALAKG from the coding sequence ATGGGGGAAGAGCTGAGACACAAAGAATCATCGGATCTGCTCGCCACGCCGATCGGGGACCAGGATCATGTGCAAGGACCGGCCACCGCGCCCGTGACGCTGCTGACCTATGGAGATTTCGAATGTCCGTTCTCCCGACAGGCAGCCGGGCACGCTAAAGTATTGAGGGCTCAGTACGGTGACCGCTTGCGGTTTGTCTTTCGCCATTTCCCGTTGACAGCGAAGCATCCTCACGCGCAGCAAGCAGCGGAAGCAACAGAGGCGGCAGCCAGTCAAGGACGGTTCTGGGAAATGGCGGACCTCCTGTTTGCCAACCAATTCCACCTCGACCATGAGCAGTTGACTCAGTACGCCGCGCGTTTGGGGTTGGATATCCGGAGATTTCAGCATGAGGTGACAGGGCACACGCATGCCGAACGGATAAAGACTGATGTGCTAAGCGGGAAACAAAGCGGCGTGACGGGCACGCCGACCTTCTTCATCAATGGGCGACGTCATGATGGATCGGATGATGTGTCAGGGCTCTCAGCGGCAATCCAACAGGCGCTCGCAAAAGGGTAA